The following coding sequences are from one Ornithodoros turicata isolate Travis chromosome 1, ASM3712646v1, whole genome shotgun sequence window:
- the LOC135393921 gene encoding homeobox protein goosecoid-2-like produces MQPVHTACPEPRCNCCCCPPPRGASFTIEAILGLRQIPRDAPAPRSPDSSTTAAAPVSNEQTSPEQNSRRKKGKRVRTIFTAEQLERLEAEFERQQYMVGPERLYLAAALRLTEAQVKVWFQNRRIKWRKQHLDLQHRLAGKLP; encoded by the coding sequence ATGCAGCCCGTCCACACGGCATGCCCCGAACCCCGATGCAACTGCTGTTGCTGTCCACCTCCTCGGGGAGCTTCCTTCACCATCGAGGCCATCCTGGGCCTCCGACAAATTCCCAGGGATGCTCCCGCGCCCCGGTCTCCCGATTCCTCGACGACGGCGGCTGCCCCCGTCAGCAACGAGCAGACGTCCCCGGAACAGAACAGTCGACGCAAGAAAGGCAAGCGGGTTCGCACCATCTTCACCGCGGAGCAACTCGAGCGGCTCGAAGCGGAGTTCGAACGCCAACAGTACATGGTCGGACCGGAGCGACTCTACCTGGCAGCTGCCCTACGACTGACGGAAGCTCAAGTGAAAGTGTGGTTTCAGAATCGTCGTATTAAGTGGAGAAAACAGCACCTCGATCTGCAGCATAGACTGGCTGGAAAGCTGCCGTGA